In a genomic window of Mycolicibacillus parakoreensis:
- a CDS encoding bifunctional 3,4-dihydroxy-2-butanone-4-phosphate synthase/GTP cyclohydrolase II, producing MTKFDTVERAVADIAAGRAVVVIDDEDRENEGDLIFAAEMATPELVAFMVRYTSGYLCVPLDGAVCDRLGLLPMYAVNQDKHGTAYTVTVDAKHGIGTGISAADRATTMRLLGDPESVADDFTRPGHVVPLRAKDGGVLRRPGHTEAAVDLARMAGLRPAGAICEIVSQKDEGAMAQTDELRTFADEHGLALITIADLIEWRRKHEKHVERVAEARIPTRHGQFRAVGYTSIYEDIEHVALVRGEIAGPHHDGADVLVRVHSECLTGDVFGSQRCDCGPQLDAALEMVAREGRGVVLYMRGHEGRGIGLMHKLQAYQLQDAGDDTVDANLKLGLPADARDYGTGAQILVDLGVRSMRLLTNNPAKRVGLDGYGLHILERVPLPVRANSENIRYLKTKRDRMGHDLTGLDDGEHLALPGDLGGAL from the coding sequence ATGACGAAGTTCGACACCGTCGAACGGGCGGTTGCCGACATTGCCGCCGGTAGAGCCGTCGTCGTCATCGACGACGAGGACCGGGAGAACGAAGGCGACCTGATCTTCGCCGCCGAGATGGCCACCCCGGAACTGGTGGCGTTCATGGTGCGCTACACCTCCGGATACCTGTGCGTCCCGCTCGACGGCGCGGTCTGCGACCGGCTGGGTCTGCTGCCGATGTACGCGGTCAACCAGGACAAACACGGCACCGCCTACACCGTCACCGTCGACGCCAAACACGGCATCGGCACCGGCATCTCCGCCGCGGACCGCGCCACCACGATGCGGCTGCTCGGCGACCCCGAGAGCGTGGCCGACGACTTCACCCGGCCCGGACACGTGGTGCCGCTGCGGGCCAAAGACGGGGGAGTGCTGCGCCGGCCCGGACACACCGAGGCCGCCGTCGACCTGGCCCGGATGGCGGGGCTGCGCCCGGCGGGGGCGATCTGCGAGATCGTCAGCCAAAAAGACGAGGGCGCGATGGCCCAGACCGACGAGCTGCGCACCTTCGCCGACGAGCACGGCCTGGCGCTGATCACCATCGCCGATTTGATCGAATGGCGCCGCAAACACGAAAAACACGTCGAGCGGGTCGCCGAGGCCCGCATCCCCACCCGGCACGGGCAGTTCCGGGCCGTGGGCTACACCAGCATCTACGAGGACATCGAGCATGTGGCGCTGGTGCGCGGCGAGATCGCCGGACCGCACCACGACGGCGCCGACGTGCTGGTGCGGGTGCACTCCGAATGCCTCACCGGTGACGTGTTCGGCTCGCAGCGCTGCGACTGCGGCCCGCAGCTCGACGCCGCGCTGGAGATGGTCGCCCGCGAGGGGCGCGGGGTGGTGCTCTACATGCGCGGGCACGAGGGCCGCGGCATCGGGCTGATGCACAAACTGCAGGCCTACCAACTGCAGGACGCCGGCGACGACACCGTCGACGCCAACCTCAAGCTGGGGCTGCCCGCCGACGCCCGTGACTACGGCACCGGTGCGCAGATCCTCGTCGACCTGGGCGTGCGATCGATGCGGCTGCTCACCAACAACCCCGCCAAGCGGGTCGGCCTGGACGGCTACGGGCTGCACATCCTCGAGCGCGTACCGCTGCCGGTGCGGGCCAACTCCGAGAACATCCGCTACCTGAAAACCAAGCGCGACCGGATGGGTCACGACCTGACCGGGCTCGACGACGGCGAACACCTGGCGTTGCCCGGCGATCTGGGCGGGGCGCTGTGA
- a CDS encoding PH domain-containing protein: MTGTAPAWDVEIRPHRVKYFVYIGATSIAAIHIAVSFLLTVGSSGVLFRVQDQIAIVGIGLILAAAVVLLGRPRLRVGPAGMSVRNVLGDRLVPWPQVRAVVFPANARWARIELPHDEYVPLMAIQAIDNERAVAAMDTVRDLVARYRSDPDAADAD; this comes from the coding sequence GTGACCGGTACGGCGCCGGCCTGGGATGTGGAGATCCGGCCGCACCGGGTGAAGTACTTCGTCTACATCGGCGCGACCTCGATCGCCGCCATCCACATCGCGGTGAGCTTCCTGCTCACGGTCGGCTCCAGTGGGGTGCTGTTCCGGGTGCAGGATCAGATCGCGATCGTCGGGATCGGGCTGATCCTGGCGGCGGCGGTGGTGCTGTTGGGCCGGCCCCGGCTGCGGGTGGGCCCGGCCGGGATGTCGGTGCGCAACGTGCTGGGCGATCGGCTGGTGCCCTGGCCGCAGGTGCGCGCGGTGGTGTTCCCGGCGAACGCCCGCTGGGCGCGCATCGAATTGCCCCACGACGAGTACGTGCCGCTGATGGCGATCCAGGCGATCGACAACGAACGGGCCGTGGCGGCCATGGACACCGTGCGCGACCTGGTGGCCCGCTACCGCAGCGACCCCGACGCCGCTGACGCCGACTAG
- the tpiA gene encoding triose-phosphate isomerase — MSRKPLIAGNWKMNLNHFEAIALVQKIAFSLPEKYFDKVDVTVLPPFTDLRSVQTLIDGDKLRLTYGAQDLSAHDSGAYTGEISGAFLAKLGCSYAVVGHSERRTYHGEDDAAVAAKAAAALKHELTPIVCVGEGLEIREAGDHVAYCVQQLRGSLAGLSAVQIGAGVIAYEPVWAIGTGRVAGPADAQQVCAALRAELAQLASPAVAETVRVLYGGSVNAKNIGELIGCDDVDGALVGGASLDGEQFATLSAIAAGGPLP; from the coding sequence ATGAGCCGCAAACCGTTGATCGCCGGCAACTGGAAGATGAACCTCAACCACTTCGAGGCGATCGCGCTGGTGCAAAAGATCGCGTTCTCGCTGCCGGAGAAGTACTTCGACAAGGTCGATGTGACGGTGCTGCCGCCGTTCACCGACCTGCGCAGCGTGCAGACCCTCATCGACGGGGACAAGCTGCGGCTGACCTACGGCGCCCAGGACCTGTCCGCACACGACTCCGGGGCCTACACCGGCGAGATCAGCGGGGCCTTCCTGGCCAAGCTGGGCTGCAGCTACGCGGTGGTCGGGCACTCCGAGCGGCGCACCTACCACGGCGAGGACGACGCCGCGGTCGCGGCGAAGGCGGCGGCCGCCCTCAAACACGAGCTCACCCCGATCGTCTGTGTGGGGGAGGGCCTGGAGATCCGGGAGGCCGGCGACCACGTCGCCTACTGCGTGCAGCAGTTGCGCGGATCGCTCGCCGGGCTCTCCGCCGTGCAGATCGGCGCCGGGGTCATCGCCTATGAGCCGGTGTGGGCGATCGGCACCGGACGGGTGGCCGGCCCCGCCGACGCCCAGCAGGTGTGTGCGGCGCTTCGCGCGGAGCTCGCGCAGCTGGCCTCCCCGGCGGTGGCCGAGACGGTGCGGGTGCTCTACGGCGGGTCGGTCAACGCCAAGAACATCGGCGAACTGATCGGCTGCGACGACGTCGACGGCGCCCTGGTCGGCGGGGCCTCCCTGGACGGGGAGCAGTTCGCCACGCTGTCGGCGATCGCCGCCGGCGGCCCGCTGCCGTGA
- the yvcK gene encoding uridine diphosphate-N-acetylglucosamine-binding protein YvcK has product MTDHRIVALGGGHGLYATLSAARRLSPHVTAVVTVADDGGSSGRLRSEIDIVPPGDLRMALAALASDSRQGRLWATLIQHRFGGSGALAGHPIGNLMLAGLSEVLGDPVAALDELGRILGVKGRVLPMCPVALQIEADVSGLEADPRVPRVIRGQVAVATTPGKVRRVRLLPDDPPATRQAVDAIMDADLVVLGPGSWFTSVIPHVLVPGLAAALQATSARRALVLNLVAEPGETAGFSTERHLHVLAQHAPRFAVHDIVVDAQRVPGQRERDQLRRAATLLDAEVQFADVARPGTPLHDPAKLAAALDAVRTRGAGAAAKTAPVRVEQQPQRAGAEGRGGDDGWR; this is encoded by the coding sequence GTGACCGACCACCGCATCGTCGCCCTCGGCGGCGGCCACGGTCTGTACGCCACGTTGTCGGCGGCGCGCCGGCTCAGCCCGCACGTCACCGCGGTGGTCACCGTCGCCGACGACGGCGGCTCCTCGGGCCGGCTGCGCAGCGAGATCGACATCGTGCCGCCGGGTGATCTGCGGATGGCGCTGGCGGCGTTGGCCTCCGACAGCCGGCAGGGCCGGCTGTGGGCGACGCTGATCCAGCACCGGTTCGGCGGCAGCGGCGCGCTCGCCGGCCACCCGATCGGCAACCTGATGCTCGCCGGGCTCTCCGAGGTGCTCGGCGACCCGGTGGCCGCGCTCGACGAACTCGGCCGCATCCTCGGGGTCAAGGGCCGGGTGCTGCCGATGTGCCCGGTCGCGCTGCAGATCGAAGCCGACGTGTCGGGGCTGGAGGCCGACCCGAGGGTGCCGCGGGTGATCCGCGGGCAGGTGGCGGTGGCCACCACCCCCGGCAAGGTGCGCCGGGTGCGGCTGCTGCCCGACGATCCGCCGGCCACCCGCCAGGCGGTGGACGCGATCATGGACGCCGACCTGGTGGTGCTCGGCCCCGGCTCCTGGTTCACCAGCGTGATCCCGCACGTGCTGGTGCCGGGGCTGGCCGCGGCGCTGCAGGCCACCTCGGCGCGCCGGGCATTGGTGCTCAACCTGGTCGCCGAGCCGGGGGAGACCGCCGGGTTCTCCACCGAGCGGCATCTGCACGTGCTGGCCCAGCACGCCCCCCGGTTCGCCGTGCACGACATCGTCGTCGACGCGCAGCGGGTCCCCGGCCAGCGGGAACGCGACCAGTTGCGTCGGGCGGCGACGCTGCTCGACGCCGAGGTCCAGTTTGCCGATGTGGCCCGACCTGGTACACCTTTACATGATCCGGCGAAGTTGGCCGCCGCGCTCGACGCGGTGCGGACGCGTGGCGCCGGCGCCGCCGCGAAGACCGCCCCGGTGCGGGTCGAACAGCAACCACAGCGTGCCGGCGCGGAGGGACGGGGAGGTGACGACGGGTGGCGATGA
- the whiA gene encoding DNA-binding protein WhiA encodes MTAEVKDELSRLPVTSVSARRAEVAALLRFAGGLHIASGRVIVEAELDLGITARRLRKDIFDLYGYTATVRVLTGTGIRKSTRYVLQVSADGEALARQTGLLDLRGRPVRGLPAQVVGGSVGDAEAAWRGAFLAHGSLTEPGRSSALEVSCPGPEAALALVGAARRLGVSAKAREVRGADRVVVRDGEAIGALLTRMGAQDTRLIWEERRMRREVRATANRLANFDDANLRRSARAAVAAAARVERALAILGDTVPSHLAEAGKLRVEHRQASLEELGRLADPPMTKDAVAGRIRRLLSMADRKAKQDGVPDTESAVTPDLLDEA; translated from the coding sequence ATGACCGCGGAGGTCAAAGATGAACTGAGTCGTCTGCCGGTCACCTCGGTCAGTGCCCGACGCGCCGAGGTCGCCGCGCTGCTGCGGTTCGCCGGCGGGCTGCACATCGCGTCCGGCCGGGTGATCGTCGAGGCCGAACTGGACCTGGGGATCACCGCCCGCCGGCTGCGCAAGGACATCTTCGACCTCTACGGTTACACCGCCACGGTGCGGGTGCTCACCGGCACCGGGATCCGCAAGTCCACCCGCTACGTGCTGCAGGTCTCCGCCGACGGCGAAGCGCTCGCGCGCCAGACCGGGCTGCTGGACCTGCGCGGGCGCCCGGTGCGCGGCCTGCCGGCCCAGGTGGTCGGCGGCAGCGTCGGTGATGCCGAGGCGGCCTGGCGGGGTGCGTTTTTGGCACACGGGTCGCTGACCGAGCCGGGCCGCTCCTCCGCGCTGGAGGTCAGCTGCCCCGGCCCGGAGGCGGCGTTGGCGCTGGTCGGCGCGGCCCGCCGGCTCGGGGTGTCGGCCAAGGCGCGCGAGGTGCGCGGCGCCGACCGGGTGGTGGTCCGCGACGGCGAGGCGATCGGCGCCCTGCTGACCCGGATGGGCGCCCAGGACACCCGGCTGATCTGGGAGGAACGCCGGATGCGCCGCGAGGTGCGCGCCACCGCCAACCGGCTGGCCAACTTCGACGACGCCAACCTGCGCCGCTCGGCGCGCGCGGCCGTCGCCGCCGCCGCCCGGGTGGAGCGCGCCCTGGCGATCCTCGGCGACACCGTGCCGTCGCACCTGGCCGAGGCCGGCAAGCTGCGCGTCGAGCACCGGCAGGCCTCCCTGGAGGAGCTGGGCCGGCTGGCCGACCCGCCGATGACCAAGGACGCGGTCGCCGGACGGATCCGGCGGCTGCTGTCGATGGCCGACCGCAAGGCCAAACAGGACGGGGTGCCCGACACCGAGTCGGCGGTCACCCCCGACCTGCTCGACGAGGCCTGA
- the rapZ gene encoding RNase adapter RapZ, with protein MNGITPGGGESDIDVVLVTGLSGAGRGTAAKVLEDLGWYVADNLPPELITRMVDLGLDAGSRITQLAVVMDVRSRGFTGDLDWVRTDLATRGITPRVLFMDAADDMLVRRYEHNRRSHPLQGKQTLTEGIAAERRLLEPIRAAADLLIDTSTMSVRELREAIEGAFGGETAAHTSITLESFGFKYGLPMDADMVMDVRFLPNPHWVDELRRHTGQNPAVRDYVLRQPGASGFLETYHRLLSLVVEGYRREGKRYMTVAIGCTGGKHRSVAIAEELARMLEPDDGLSVRVLHRDLGRE; from the coding sequence ATGAACGGGATCACCCCAGGCGGCGGGGAATCCGACATCGACGTGGTCCTGGTGACCGGCCTGTCCGGGGCCGGCCGGGGCACCGCCGCGAAGGTGTTGGAGGATCTCGGCTGGTATGTGGCCGACAATCTGCCCCCGGAGCTGATCACCCGCATGGTCGATCTGGGCCTGGACGCCGGATCGCGGATCACTCAACTGGCGGTCGTGATGGATGTGCGTTCTCGCGGGTTCACCGGCGACTTGGATTGGGTGCGTACCGATCTGGCCACTCGCGGTATCACCCCGCGGGTGCTGTTCATGGACGCCGCCGACGACATGCTGGTGCGCCGCTACGAACACAACCGGCGCAGCCACCCCCTGCAGGGCAAGCAGACGCTCACCGAGGGCATCGCCGCGGAGCGCCGGCTGCTCGAGCCGATCCGGGCGGCCGCCGACCTGCTCATCGACACCTCCACGATGTCGGTGCGTGAGCTGCGCGAGGCCATCGAGGGGGCGTTCGGCGGGGAGACCGCGGCCCACACCAGCATCACGCTGGAGTCGTTCGGATTCAAATACGGGCTGCCGATGGACGCCGACATGGTGATGGATGTGCGGTTTTTGCCCAATCCGCACTGGGTGGACGAACTGCGCCGCCACACCGGGCAGAACCCCGCGGTGCGCGACTACGTGTTGCGGCAACCGGGTGCGAGCGGATTCCTTGAGACGTACCATCGGTTGCTGTCGCTGGTCGTCGAGGGCTACCGGCGGGAGGGAAAGCGTTACATGACGGTCGCGATCGGCTGCACCGGTGGTAAACACCGCAGTGTGGCCATCGCCGAGGAGTTGGCACGGATGCTCGAACCCGACGACGGGCTCTCGGTGCGGGTGCTTCACCGGGATCTGGGCCGGGAATGA
- the ribH gene encoding 6,7-dimethyl-8-ribityllumazine synthase — protein MSGGAGVPDLPELDAAGLRLGIVASTWHTTICDALLAGATAVAARAGITEPTVARALGAIEIPVIAQELAHSHDAVVALGVVIRGATPHFDYVCDAVTQGLTRVGLDAATPVANGVLTTDTEQQALDRAGLPDSAEDKGAQATAAALSSALTLRALRAAP, from the coding sequence ATGAGCGGCGGCGCCGGGGTGCCCGACCTGCCGGAGTTGGACGCCGCCGGGCTGCGGCTGGGGATCGTCGCCAGCACCTGGCACACCACCATCTGCGACGCGCTGCTCGCCGGGGCCACCGCGGTGGCCGCCCGCGCGGGGATCACCGAACCGACCGTGGCGCGGGCGCTCGGGGCGATCGAGATCCCGGTCATCGCTCAGGAATTGGCTCACAGCCACGATGCGGTGGTCGCCTTGGGAGTGGTGATCCGCGGGGCCACACCGCATTTCGACTATGTCTGCGACGCGGTCACCCAGGGGCTCACTCGGGTCGGCCTCGACGCCGCCACGCCGGTGGCCAACGGGGTGCTCACCACCGACACCGAGCAGCAGGCCCTCGACCGGGCCGGGCTGCCCGACTCGGCCGAAGACAAGGGTGCGCAGGCCACCGCGGCCGCGCTGAGCTCGGCGCTGACCCTGCGCGCACTGCGCGCCGCACCGTGA
- the gap gene encoding type I glyceraldehyde-3-phosphate dehydrogenase gives MTVRVGVNGFGRIGRNFFRALDAQKAQGGPDIEIVAVNDLTDNATLAHLLKFDSILGRLPHEVSLDGEDTIVVGSTTIKALEVKEGPAALPWGELGVDVVVESTGIFTNAAKARGHLEAGAKKVIISAPATDPDLTVCLGVNDGDYDGSQNIISNASCTTNCLAPLAKVLHDEFGIVKGLMTTIHAYTQDQNLQDGPHSDLRRARAAAVNIVPTSTGAAKAIGLVLPELKGKLDGYALRVPIPTGSVTDLTAHLNKTASVEDINAAFKAAAEGPLKGVLKYYDLPIVSADIVTDPHSSLYDAGLTKVIDDQAKVVSWYDNEWGYSNRLVDLVALVGKSL, from the coding sequence GTGACGGTCCGGGTAGGCGTCAACGGCTTCGGCCGCATCGGACGGAACTTCTTCAGGGCACTGGACGCGCAGAAGGCGCAGGGCGGGCCCGACATCGAGATCGTGGCGGTCAACGACCTCACCGACAACGCCACCCTGGCGCACCTGCTGAAGTTCGACTCGATCCTGGGTCGGCTGCCGCACGAGGTCAGCCTCGACGGCGAGGACACCATCGTGGTGGGCTCCACCACGATCAAGGCGCTGGAGGTCAAGGAGGGCCCGGCGGCCCTGCCGTGGGGCGAGCTCGGCGTCGACGTCGTCGTCGAATCCACCGGGATCTTCACCAACGCCGCCAAGGCGCGCGGTCACCTGGAGGCCGGGGCCAAGAAGGTGATCATCTCCGCACCGGCCACCGACCCGGACCTGACGGTCTGCCTCGGCGTCAACGACGGCGACTACGACGGCAGCCAGAACATCATCTCCAACGCCTCGTGCACCACCAACTGTCTGGCGCCGCTGGCCAAGGTGCTCCACGACGAGTTCGGCATCGTCAAGGGCCTGATGACCACCATCCACGCCTACACCCAGGACCAGAACCTGCAGGACGGCCCGCACTCCGACCTGCGCCGGGCCCGCGCCGCCGCGGTCAACATCGTGCCGACCTCCACCGGGGCCGCCAAGGCGATCGGGCTGGTGCTGCCCGAACTCAAGGGCAAACTCGACGGCTACGCGCTGCGGGTTCCGATCCCGACCGGCTCGGTCACCGACCTCACCGCCCACCTGAACAAGACGGCCAGCGTCGAGGACATCAACGCCGCCTTCAAGGCCGCGGCCGAGGGGCCGCTCAAGGGCGTGCTCAAGTACTACGACCTCCCGATCGTGTCGGCCGACATCGTCACCGACCCGCACTCGTCGCTGTATGACGCCGGGCTGACCAAGGTCATCGACGACCAGGCCAAGGTGGTCTCCTGGTACGACAACGAGTGGGGCTACTCCAACCGGCTGGTCGACCTGGTCGCCCTGGTCGGCAAGTCCCTGTAG
- a CDS encoding phosphoglycerate kinase: MKSVADLLAEGVAGRGVLVRSDLNVPVDADGAITDFGRIDASVPTLAALAQAGAKVVIVAHLGRPKGHPDPALSLAPVAAALADRLGRHVPLAAGPDHAPLGGDALARAEGLTDGDVLLLENIRFDPRETSSDDGQRRALADELAELVAAPDGSAGAFVSDGFGVVHRKQASVYDVAALLPAYAGELVAAEVAVLTQLTASTERPYAVVLGGSKVSDKLAVIESLAGKADSLVIGGGMCFTFLAAQGLAVGTSLVQPEMVDTCKRLLETYHDVIRLPVDVVVAERFAADAEPRTVAVDAIPDDRMGLDIGPGSVERFTALLSNAKTVFWNGPMGVFEFPAFAAGTRGVAEAIAAATAKGGFSVVGGGDSAAAVRALGLPDDGFSHISTGGGASLEYLEGKTLPGLDVLNSKGQ; this comes from the coding sequence ATCAAGTCCGTTGCCGACCTGCTGGCCGAGGGGGTGGCGGGGCGCGGCGTGCTGGTGCGCTCCGACCTGAACGTGCCGGTGGACGCCGACGGGGCGATCACCGACTTCGGACGCATCGACGCCTCGGTGCCGACCCTGGCGGCGCTGGCGCAGGCCGGCGCCAAGGTGGTCATCGTCGCGCACCTGGGCCGGCCGAAGGGCCACCCGGACCCGGCGCTGTCGCTGGCGCCGGTGGCCGCCGCGCTGGCCGACCGGCTCGGCCGGCACGTGCCGCTGGCCGCCGGCCCCGATCACGCCCCGCTCGGCGGCGACGCGTTGGCCCGCGCCGAGGGGCTCACCGACGGTGACGTGCTGCTGTTGGAGAACATCCGGTTCGACCCGCGCGAGACCAGCAGCGACGACGGACAGCGCCGCGCGCTGGCCGACGAGCTCGCCGAGCTGGTCGCCGCCCCCGACGGCAGCGCGGGGGCGTTCGTCTCCGACGGGTTCGGGGTGGTGCACCGCAAACAGGCCTCGGTCTACGACGTGGCCGCCCTGCTGCCCGCCTACGCCGGGGAACTGGTGGCCGCCGAGGTGGCGGTGCTGACCCAGCTGACCGCCTCGACCGAACGGCCCTACGCGGTGGTGCTGGGCGGCTCGAAGGTCTCCGACAAGCTGGCGGTCATCGAGTCGCTGGCCGGCAAGGCCGACAGCCTGGTGATCGGCGGCGGCATGTGCTTCACGTTCCTGGCCGCCCAGGGCCTGGCGGTGGGGACCTCGCTGGTCCAACCGGAGATGGTCGACACCTGCAAGCGGCTGCTGGAGACCTACCACGACGTGATCCGGCTGCCGGTCGACGTGGTGGTCGCCGAGCGCTTCGCCGCCGACGCCGAGCCGCGGACCGTCGCGGTCGACGCCATCCCCGACGACCGGATGGGCCTGGACATCGGGCCCGGCTCGGTGGAGCGGTTCACCGCGCTGCTGTCGAACGCGAAAACCGTGTTCTGGAACGGGCCGATGGGGGTGTTCGAGTTCCCGGCGTTCGCCGCCGGCACCCGGGGGGTCGCCGAGGCGATCGCCGCCGCCACCGCCAAGGGGGGCTTCTCGGTGGTCGGCGGGGGCGACTCGGCGGCGGCGGTGCGCGCCCTCGGGCTGCCCGACGACGGTTTCTCCCACATCTCCACCGGCGGCGGGGCGTCGCTGGAATACCTGGAGGGCAAAACCCTGCCCGGCCTGGACGTGCTCAACAGCAAGGGACAGTAA
- the uvrC gene encoding excinuclease ABC subunit UvrC: MPDPATYRPATGTIPVDPGVYRFLDPHGRVIYVGKAKNLRSRLTSYFADLAGLHPRTRQMVTTAARVEWTVVGTEVEALQLEYTWIKEYDPRFNVRYRDDKSYPVLAVTLNEQYPRLMVYRGPRRKGVRYFGPYSHAWAIRETLDLLTRVFPARTCSAGVFKRHHQIGRPCLLGYIDKCAAPCVGRVSAEEHRRIVTDFCDFLSGRTDRFARQLEQQMNAAADQLDFERAARLRDDLAALRRAMEKQAVVLGDGTDADVMAFADDELEAAVQVFHVRGGRVRGQRGWVIEKSGDPGDVGEPRLVEQFLTQFYGDQAELDGSADEASNPVPREVLVPCLPPGAPQVATWLSGLRGSRVRLRVPQRGDKRALAETVQRNAVEALQQHKLRRAGDFTARSAALQGIQDALGLAEAPLRIECVDVSHVQGTDVVASLVVFEDGLPRRSDYRRFAIREAAGKGRSDDVASIAEVTRRRFLRHLHDQTDMVAPEGKSRRFAYPPNLFVVDGGAPQVNAAAAVLDELGIADVAVIGLAKRLEEVWVPAEPDPIILPRRSEGLYLLQRVRDEAHRFAIAYHRSKRSKRMTASALDSVRGLGEARRRALVNHFGSVAAIKKATVQEITAVPGIGATTAAAVLAALTEGQPRSREVTEA, from the coding sequence GTGCCCGACCCCGCGACCTACCGGCCGGCTACCGGAACCATCCCGGTCGATCCCGGCGTCTACCGGTTCCTGGACCCGCACGGTCGCGTCATCTACGTCGGCAAGGCCAAAAACCTGCGCAGCAGGCTGACGTCGTACTTCGCCGACCTCGCCGGGCTGCACCCGCGGACCCGGCAGATGGTGACCACCGCGGCGCGCGTCGAGTGGACGGTGGTGGGCACCGAAGTCGAGGCGCTGCAGCTGGAATACACCTGGATCAAGGAGTACGACCCGCGCTTCAACGTGCGCTACCGCGACGACAAGAGCTACCCGGTGTTGGCGGTCACCCTCAACGAGCAGTACCCGCGCCTGATGGTCTACCGCGGACCCCGCCGCAAGGGGGTGCGCTACTTCGGTCCGTACTCGCATGCCTGGGCGATCCGCGAGACCCTCGACCTGCTCACCCGGGTGTTTCCGGCGCGCACCTGCTCGGCCGGGGTGTTCAAACGCCACCACCAGATCGGCCGGCCCTGCCTGCTCGGCTACATCGACAAGTGCGCCGCGCCGTGCGTGGGCCGGGTCTCCGCCGAGGAGCACCGCCGGATCGTGACCGACTTCTGCGACTTCCTGTCCGGCAGGACCGACCGGTTCGCCCGGCAGCTCGAACAGCAGATGAACGCTGCGGCCGACCAACTCGACTTCGAACGGGCGGCCCGGTTGCGTGACGACCTCGCCGCGCTGCGCCGCGCGATGGAGAAACAGGCGGTGGTGCTCGGCGACGGCACCGACGCCGACGTGATGGCGTTCGCCGACGACGAACTCGAAGCCGCGGTGCAGGTTTTCCACGTCCGCGGCGGACGGGTGCGCGGCCAGCGCGGCTGGGTGATCGAGAAATCCGGGGACCCCGGAGACGTCGGTGAGCCGCGGCTGGTGGAACAGTTTTTGACCCAGTTCTACGGCGACCAGGCCGAACTGGACGGCTCCGCCGACGAGGCGAGCAACCCGGTGCCGCGGGAGGTGTTGGTGCCCTGCCTGCCGCCGGGGGCGCCGCAGGTGGCGACCTGGCTCTCCGGGCTGCGCGGATCACGCGTGCGTCTGCGGGTCCCGCAGCGCGGTGACAAACGGGCGCTGGCTGAGACCGTGCAGCGCAACGCCGTCGAGGCGCTGCAGCAACACAAACTGCGCCGCGCCGGAGATTTCACCGCCAGATCGGCGGCGCTGCAAGGCATTCAAGATGCGCTGGGGCTCGCCGAGGCGCCGCTGCGCATCGAATGCGTCGACGTCAGCCACGTGCAGGGCACCGACGTGGTGGCCTCGCTGGTGGTCTTCGAGGACGGCCTGCCGCGTCGGTCGGACTATCGCCGGTTCGCCATCCGCGAGGCGGCCGGAAAGGGCCGCTCCGACGACGTCGCGTCGATCGCCGAGGTCACCCGTCGGCGGTTTCTGCGTCACCTGCATGACCAGACCGATATGGTTGCCCCGGAAGGAAAGTCACGCCGGTTCGCCTATCCGCCGAACCTGTTCGTCGTCGACGGCGGCGCGCCGCAGGTCAACGCCGCCGCCGCGGTGCTCGACGAACTGGGGATCGCCGATGTGGCGGTGATCGGGCTGGCCAAACGGCTCGAGGAGGTGTGGGTCCCCGCCGAGCCCGACCCGATCATCTTGCCGCGCCGCAGCGAAGGGCTCTACCTGTTGCAGCGGGTCCGTGACGAGGCGCACCGCTTCGCCATCGCCTACCACCGCAGCAAGCGCTCGAAGCGGATGACCGCCTCGGCGTTGGATTCGGTGCGCGGACTCGGCGAGGCTCGACGTCGCGCGCTGGTGAACCACTTCGGTTCGGTGGCGGCGATCAAGAAGGCCACCGTGCAGGAGATCACCGCGGTGCCCGGCATCGGTGCGACGACCGCCGCGGCCGTTCTCGCGGCGTTGACCGAGGGCCAACCCCGATCCCGGGAGGTGACCGAGGCATGA
- the secG gene encoding preprotein translocase subunit SecG has product MVLTLKIVLVVTSVLVMLLVLLHRAKGGGLSTLFGGGVQSSLSGSTVVEKNLDRVTLFVTGIWVVSIVGVGLLIKYG; this is encoded by the coding sequence ATGGTTTTGACCCTGAAGATCGTCTTGGTGGTCACCAGTGTGCTGGTGATGCTGCTGGTGTTGCTGCACCGCGCCAAGGGCGGCGGGCTCTCGACGCTGTTCGGCGGCGGCGTGCAGTCCAGCCTGTCGGGGTCGACCGTGGTGGAGAAGAACCTCGACCGGGTGACCCTGTTCGTCACCGGGATCTGGGTGGTCTCGATCGTCGGCGTGGGGTTGCTGATCAAATACGGCTGA